A single Vicia villosa cultivar HV-30 ecotype Madison, WI unplaced genomic scaffold, Vvil1.0 ctg.000732F_1_1, whole genome shotgun sequence DNA region contains:
- the LOC131630770 gene encoding uncharacterized protein LOC131630770, with product MKGPAGRWWNTESTYFTNRGIPKDWQHFKTAFLEKYYPNSVRALKEREFQSFKQGNMSVSEYAEEFEDMAAYSRQAAYAPDELWKIDQFLMGLNADIVHSVSQREFTTYAECLRQCYVGENTLKRVQDEREHNKSVRREQGRSGQQLKPRNSPAMKKHVYGDRSSQPPQCGKCNRRHYGNCSLDAKKCFKC from the coding sequence ATGAAGGGGCCAGCAGGTAGATGGTGGAATACGGAGTCTACGTATTTCACTAACCGAGGGATTCCAAAGGATTGGCAACATTTCAAGACAGCTTTCTTGGAGAAATACTATCCCAACAGTGTGCGTGCTTTGAAGGAGCGTGAGTTTCAGTCCTTCAAACAAGGCAACATGTCGGTGTCTGAATATGCTGAGGAGTTTGAGGACATGGCTGCCTATTCCAGACAAGCAGCTTATGCACCAGATGAGTTGTGGAAGATTGATCAGTTCCTCATGGGGCTGAATGCTGATATTGTACACAGTGTGTCTCAAAGGGAGTTTACCACCTATGCTGAGTGTTTGAGGCAATGCTATGTTGGTGAGAACACGTTGAAGAGAGTTCAAGATGAAAGAGAACACAATAAGTCGGTTCGTAGGGAACAAGGAAGGTCGGGACAACAATTGAAACCCCGCAATTCTCCAGCTATGAAGAAACATGTTTATGGGGATCGTTCTAGTCAACCTCCTCAGTGTGGAAAGTGCAATAGGAGGCACTATGGGAATTGCTCATTAGATGCAAAGAAGTGTTTCAAGTGTTGA